In Deltaproteobacteria bacterium GWC2_55_46, a single window of DNA contains:
- a CDS encoding ABC transporter permease, with protein MIRAYLEKIGRMAQNFVDSAGLMAIMLMQAAVLLFTPPVKFRNIFKQMEFVGVQSLFVVVLTGAFTGMVLALQSYNALKRFGAESLVGPTVALSMARELGPVLAGLMVTGRAGSAMATELGTMRVTEQIDALVTMAVNPVKYLVVPRVLAGVLMFPLLTVVTDFIGVVGGYIVGVQLLGINPGVYIGRTIDFVQVSDIFTGLYKSLVFGLITTLVACFNGFYTSGGAEGVGRAATASVVTGSVLILVSDYIMSSFMV; from the coding sequence ATGATCAGGGCTTACCTTGAAAAAATAGGGCGCATGGCCCAGAACTTCGTCGACTCCGCGGGGCTCATGGCGATAATGCTCATGCAGGCGGCCGTGCTCCTCTTTACGCCCCCCGTCAAGTTCAGGAACATCTTCAAGCAGATGGAGTTCGTGGGCGTGCAGAGCCTTTTCGTCGTCGTCCTCACAGGAGCCTTCACGGGGATGGTCCTTGCCCTCCAGAGCTACAACGCCCTCAAGAGGTTCGGGGCCGAAAGCCTGGTCGGGCCTACCGTGGCACTCAGCATGGCAAGGGAGCTCGGCCCGGTGCTCGCCGGCCTCATGGTCACAGGCCGCGCCGGAAGCGCCATGGCTACCGAGCTTGGCACCATGAGGGTCACCGAGCAGATAGACGCCCTCGTCACCATGGCCGTAAACCCGGTCAAGTACCTGGTAGTCCCAAGGGTCCTCGCGGGCGTTTTGATGTTCCCGCTCCTTACGGTCGTGACCGATTTCATCGGGGTCGTGGGCGGGTACATAGTGGGGGTCCAGCTCCTTGGCATCAACCCGGGCGTCTACATAGGGCGCACGATAGACTTCGTGCAGGTGAGCGACATATTCACGGGCTTGTACAAGTCGCTCGTCTTCGGCCTCATAACGACCCTTGTCGCGTGCTTCAACGGCTTTTATACGTCAGGGGGGGCCGAAGGGGTCGGAAGGGCCGCCACAGCCTCGGTCGTCACGGGCAGCGTCCTCATCCTCGTCTCGGACTACATCATGTCCTCTTTCATGGTATGA
- a CDS encoding ABC transporter ATP-binding protein, with product MIKINRLKKSFGQKKVLDGVDLEIESGKITVIIGRSGEGKSVLIKHIIGLLRPDGGEIFLDGQEITAMKEREFNEVRKRFGMLFQGAALFDSMTVGGNVGFPLKEHTDLNDEDIMKVVSEKLRRVGLVGVEGLTPAELSGGMKKRVGLARAIVMDPEIVLFDEPTAGLDPIMSDSIADLVLDTQRSLKTTYVLITHDIPFTYKIADKIAMLHEGRIIEEGTVDEMKKNQNPILRQFLEGRAEGPIKVY from the coding sequence ATGATAAAGATTAACCGCCTTAAAAAATCATTCGGCCAGAAAAAGGTCCTCGACGGGGTGGACCTCGAGATAGAAAGCGGCAAGATAACCGTCATCATCGGGCGAAGCGGCGAAGGCAAGAGCGTCCTGATAAAGCACATCATCGGGCTCCTTCGGCCCGACGGGGGGGAGATATTCCTCGACGGCCAGGAGATAACCGCCATGAAGGAGCGGGAGTTCAACGAGGTCAGGAAACGCTTCGGCATGCTCTTTCAGGGCGCCGCGCTCTTCGACTCCATGACCGTTGGCGGGAACGTGGGCTTTCCTCTCAAGGAGCACACGGACTTAAACGATGAGGACATAATGAAGGTCGTAAGCGAGAAGCTCCGGAGGGTCGGCCTGGTGGGGGTCGAGGGGCTTACCCCCGCCGAGCTATCCGGGGGCATGAAAAAGAGGGTAGGGCTTGCCAGGGCCATAGTCATGGACCCGGAGATAGTCCTGTTCGACGAGCCAACGGCCGGCCTCGACCCCATCATGAGCGACTCGATAGCCGACCTCGTCCTCGACACCCAAAGGAGCCTTAAGACCACTTACGTGCTCATAACGCATGACATCCCGTTCACCTACAAGATAGCCGACAAGATAGCCATGCTCCACGAGGGCAGGATAATCGAAGAGGGCACGGTGGACGAGATGAAGAAGAACCAGAACCCGATACTCCGCCAGTTCCTCGAAGGCAGGGCGGAAGGGCCGATAAAGGTGTACTGA